A single genomic interval of Spinacia oleracea cultivar Varoflay chromosome 6, BTI_SOV_V1, whole genome shotgun sequence harbors:
- the LOC110804095 gene encoding ras-related protein RAB1BV yields MAAPPARARADYDYLIKLLLIGDSGVGKSCLLLRFSDGSFTTSFITTIGIDFKIRTIELDGKRIKLQIWDTAGQERFRTITTAYYRGAMGILLVYDVTDESSFNNIRNWIRNIEQHASDNVNKILVGNKADMDESKRAVPTAKGQALADEYGIKFFETSAKTNLNVEEVFFSIARDIKQRLADSDTRQEAQPSITIRPADQAGNQAAAKSACCGS; encoded by the exons ATGGCTGCTCCACCTGCAAGAGCTCGCGCTGATTATGATTATCTCATCAAGCTCCTCCTAATAGGCGACAGCG GTGTGGGTAAGAGTTGCCTCCTCCTGCGGTTTTCTGATGGTTCCTTCACAACGAGTTTTATCACAACCATTGG TATTGATTTTAAGATTCGGACCATAGAGCTTGATGGCAAGCGGATTAAACTTCAGATATGGGATACTGCTGGTCAGGAGCGGTTCAGGACTATCACAACGG CTTATTATCGTGGAGCCATGGGTATTCTGCTGGTGTACGATGTTACTGATGAGTCATCATTTAACA ATATCAGAAACTGGATACGCAACATTGAGCAGCATGCTTCTGATAATGTGAACAAGATCCTGGTAGGAAATAAGGCTGACATGGATGAGAGTAAAAGG GCTGTGCCGACAGCCAAGGGACAGGCTTTAGCTGATGAGTACGGGATCAAGTTCTTTGAAACT AGTGCAAAGACGAATTTAAACGTGGAGGAAGTTTTCTTTTCCATAGCGAGGGACATTAAGCAAAGGCTTGCAGATTCTGATACAAGGCAAGAG GCTCAACCATCAATTACAATTAGACCAGCCGACCAAGCTGGCAATCAAGCAGCTGCTAAATCAGCATGCTGCGGTTCTTAA
- the LOC130462409 gene encoding uncharacterized protein, protein MANNNQNIIMGSELMVKLDLTNFLEWEAKLVEIVRLNGLEYVLLYPMPSYYARDMTPERLSAWDADLKKVMSLMLNNIPDEWARRFVAYEPFTLIKNLRDICRGSTEDRDLNVHELIESMSGLKVSSPNRCYRMEVQETHVQLLRTKQRVGVPLRFHVDLMLSYFDRLSLLGTPISKRMAVSILLNSLHSGFGRFKQLYLSEPREETVADFVHLARKAEIILDCEAKDLLKAKGRPFKKSGKPKGNAKSKQDKSTSSCLYCDGIGHYKRECPKLKEDQKNGTVVPSSGTKKK, encoded by the exons atggcaaacaacaatcaaaacatcatcatgggttctgagcttatggtcaagctggacctaacaaattttcttgaatgggaagctaagctagttgaaatagtcagactcaatggacttgagtatgtactgttatatcccatgccaagctactatgccagagacatgacccctgaaagattatCCGcgtgggatgcggatctcaaaaaggttatgagtctcatgctgaacaatatccctgatgaatgggctagaaggtttgtagcttatgaacctttcacgctcatcaagaatctgagggatatctgtcgtggaagcacggaggacagggacctgaacgtccatgagttgattgaatcaatgtctggtctaaaggttagttctcccaacaggtgttataggatggaggtccaagaaacacatgttcagctccttcgcactaaacaaagggtaggcgtcccactaaggttccatgtggatcttatgctttcatatttcgatcgcctaagtctgctaggaacaccaataagcaaaaggatggcagtctctatcttgctcaattcactacacagtgggtttggtcgcttcaagcaactatacctaagtgaaccaagagaagaaacagttgcagattTTGTTCACCTTgccagaaaggctgagataatactggactgtgaagcaaaagatttactcaaggctaaagggagaccgttcaagaaaagtggaaagcccaagggcaatgctaaatcaaagcaggacaagtccacatcaagctgtctttattgtgatggaataggccattacaaaagagaatgtccaaagctaaaggaagatcagaagaacggaacagtcgttccatcttcag ggactaagaagaagtag